The following is a genomic window from Malus sylvestris chromosome 7, drMalSylv7.2, whole genome shotgun sequence.
TTTAAATTAAAGATGGACACTTGAAAATCAAGAATGAATTCGGCTATGTCCTAATTTAGCTAAGAGTCTTCAAAGATCAGGATGGCATAATATGATTCGTAATATTCTAAGGATCTGGTTGGAATAAGAAATGAATTGAACACCAAGAAAAGGCTAGATTCAGAGTCCTTGGTCTACTAGGAGTGATCGAGTTCAATCTAAATGAGAAGATGATTCGTTATTGGATAAAAACATGTTGAGGAGATTTAGTTCAAGTGGACAACACTACTCCAAGTTCGGCTAACTACCTATCAAGGTCTCTATCAACAAGGGTTCTTTGAGTCCTTGTTGGAAGGTGTCACTTAATTAGCTTTCTCAACGAAGTGAAGTGTTACCAAGTTACATCATTCAGCAGATTGAAGGCCGAGcatattttatgattggatattcacaaaTATATTTCAAAGTTCGGCACTTCGACTGTCGAACCACATTTATAATCAAGACTTATctcttttgagtatttgtgttcATATAGTCTGATACCGATTCAGGTTTTATAACCCAGAGGCCGAGATGATTTCCTTTCTCGGATGCAATTGCAAGATACAAAAGTCAACAATGCATTTGACACTGCCCCCACACATTCATTCACTTACTGACCAAGCGGTCGTCGAGTTGGCATGCTCCATATTCAattgaaggacgtagttagctcattaactattcggcctgcgtgccacgtaggcCAATTAGTTTTAGGGTCAATATGGAACCATAGGATAATGCTTGTCGATGTATTGAAATTGTCGTTGGTGTAGGATTGCTCAAAGTACCCAAAGCAAAAGCAAATACTCCTAAGTCAGTTTattgataaaattaaaaatgagtattATAAGATGAGAATGTAGAGTGTATGTAGAAGTGGGGTGTATCTAGCAAATGTAATGTGTATGTTTAGAGTGTGGGGGTATGAGAGTATTATGGGAAAGTACGTGAGTTGTATTAAGgtaatttttaatagaaaaaataaatgtgtgTGTATTAGGTATGTGGAGTATATTTAATAATATGTGGAATGTTAATATAACAAGCCTTTATACAAGctcttcatttttattttatttttttagcaaaaacctcttcattttttttttcaaataataaatttGTTAGATCAGATGATATATTAGGAAGCCAAGTGCAAAAACCTCTCCACCAATGTGGTAGAAGGCCACTTGCAAAACTTCTTCATTCTAAATGGCCTAAAATAAACTTACATAGAAAATCTATAATCTCATCTTATTCAATTGTAATTAACCCGGTATTTAAACCATGTTGAGATTGGTGTCAaataatccaatccaatcctccTCCGGTCATCAaatgcccccccccccccccccccccccaaaaaaaagagTCACGAATAGGGTGGATCTCATTCTTATATGTTacttaacaataaaaaaagcaTTGAACAAAATGAAGTATGGACTTATCCCTAGATGTTTGTATCACTAGACAGACACAAGTTGGAGAAGGGGGTGAACAGAATCGACAGGGAGAGAGATGTTTTGTTTATGCTATTACATGACCATCCGAGGTCGGTCATTCCCATCTCCCTGGAGGTGGGTAAGGGAGCGATCCTCATCGGAACTAGTTTTTTCTTCTTGATAATACTTGGATTCTCTTAGTGAGTATTTAAATTGCTGACCATGTTATGTGGACCACTAAATTAAAAACACCTGTCAAATGAAACTTCTCCAAAGTCCTACCATTGTTTCAACCAAATACACTATTTCTTCTCCTACTTGTATCCAAACATCCATCTTCTCTCCTACCAAGTACACAACTGCCATACCTCACCATCACCTCCCTCTCCTTTCCCCCGAAGCCATGACAGCACCCCTCAAATTTCACCAAACCCATGACAGATCAGATACATCTTGCTAACCCTACGAAGTATATTTCACCCAGAAGAAAAATTATGAGGGAGCTTGAAATTATTCGTTGAAATTTGGGCAAATGTTTCGTAATACCATAGATTCCACGACCGAGATTCCAGACGACGACGGGGGTGCTGCGATGGCTTCCACGATAAAGAATAGGAGGATTTTGGTGCGGGATCGACAGAGAAAGGATGGAGGAGATTAggtttataaaattataattgtaacatgtgttttgtttttattgggCCACCGTACAGTCAATTTTTTTTGCACTGGCTAATGAATAACCAAGTATTGTCCTTTTCTTCTTGCTTAATACTGTCCGACGATAAAGAATAACAGGATGAGCAAATATGTGCCCTTCCATAAACTGTCTTATGTCGGCCCTCCTCACGGCTTTCCTTTCCAGTGCCATGAACTCATTCTTATCTGCTGCCTCCTCATTAAGCTTCTTTTGCTCCTCGTCACCAGACTCCCCTTCCTTAAATTGTCCTTTGTCAGCCCTCCTCACGGCTTTCTTTTCCAGTGCCATGAAAGCCTCCTCCTCAAGCTTCTTTTGCTCGTCGTCAGCAGACTCCCCTTCCCTCAGTTGTTCTTTGTCTGCCCTCCTCACGGGTTTCTTTTCCAGTGCCATGAACTCATTCTCCTCTGCTGCCTCCTCCTCAAGCTTCTTTTGCTCTCTGTCAGCAGATTTCCCTTCCCTAAATTGTTCTTTGTCGGCCCTCCTCACGGCCTTCTTTTTCAGTGCCATGAACTCATTCGCTTTCAGTATTTTTGATTTTTTAGGTAAATCTGGGAGTGCCCCAAGGTTCTTACAATTACCCAAGTGTAAGACTTGAAGCTTGAAAAGGCCACCGAGGGAAGGTGGCCGGCTAAAAGCATTGCCTCTTAGATCTAAAACTTCTAAAGAAGATAGGCCCCCAAGATCCTTAGGAATAGCATCATTTGTTAAATTGCAGTTCACAAGCGATAAATGCTTAAGGTTCTTCTGTTGTACCGTGGAAGGGAGAAACTTGGACAAACTCTTGCAGTCATCGATTATCAGTTCCATCAGTAAGTCCGGTGATAAATAATTCAGGTTAAACAAGTGTGCTGCGGAATAGTGAATGTCGGACAAATCCGGCAAGTCTTTGAGTATCAGCTTCTCTAGTTTTATGATTTCTATAAAGTCTGGGGATCGTGCCAGGCGAGTGGAATGATGCATGCAACTTCCAGTGAGTTTGAGCGCTCTCAAAATTTGCATCTTTTGAAATGATTCTGTACTGCAGCCAGGCTTGTCAGATTCATGCGAATCTAAACTGAATCCTATAATTTTTCTCGTACCCTGTTAGGAATACAGAAAGGAACTGAGTAAGAAACGGATTATTTTCATTTGAAAAGACGGCTTATACACACGAAAGCAAAGCTATAAACTGGACGTATGAACTGTAAAAGAGAAGCACAACCTCTGATAGGCAGCCTTATTATTTACTCTCAGCTGGCTGCACTACCTCTTGATCGAAGCCATAGAATTGTGCTTACACTTCAGTTGTGTCTTACAACCGTCTATATTAGTTAGTTATCAAGTCAGCTTTTGTTACATGTAATATTTTTCCCATTGTATTTAAGAAGAGCAGGCCGTATGTTTTCGTTACTTTGAGACAATTCAATAAATTCAAGTACCCTAGTTCTATCTTATACTTTCCTTTCGGTCTCTATTTCTCTTTTCGTTCAACCTGTGGTATGGGTTTGTTAATTGTTAGGTTTTTTGGCTCGTCAAAGTGTCCTAGTTGGTTTAGGATTGTTTTAGGGAAAATTAGAGGTATACCGATTCTTGTCCTAGTGGGTTTAGGAAAGAATTTCAGTTTAGGTTTGGATTTCTAGAAGTCTATTTAGATTTGAATAAGTGTATTTTCTTAATCCACTTAGAATAGGAATTTAATTAGCCTTGGAACATGTAAGCAGAACctatgcctataaataggttGCGGGCAAGACATAAATTGTAGGGGAGAAAAACTGTGACAGCCAagacaagagagagagattagttctagggttttgcaaaagttctgtaattctctattattaatcaaaggaGCGGTGATTTCTCTACCTAAAGAAATCATAACTGGACGTAGGCAAAAGTTCTGCGGAACCAGTATAAGTCGTGTGTCTATATTTGCTAGTTTAGTCTATTGTCGTTGGTTACATTAAAGAACAAGGTCTAGTGTGCGGTTtttcaacaattggtatcaagaGCTACGTTCAAGGTGTTCTACGATGTCAAAAGGGAAGATGAATGCCGGCAACAGATGTAGGTCAAAatccaagaagaaaaaggaaaagaatgaAGGTTCCTTCGAATGTGGTTCAACCGATCATTGGAAGATGAACTGCAAGATTTGGAAAGAGAAGAAAGCCAAGATGGAAGGAAGCTCAGGTTCAGCTAGTGCAGTCACCAAGCATGAGAGTGACGAGGAGCTTCTTTCAATAACATCAGGCTCCAAGGCATTCACAAATTGGATTTTAGATACCGGATGCACTTTTCATGTCTGCAGTAAGAGAATGGTTCGGTACTTACAAGGAAGTCGACAGCGGGGAAGTCTTAATGGGGGACGATTCTTCATGTCCTGTAAGAAGAATCGGCACTGTTCGAATCAGAATGTTCAATGGGATGATACGAGCTTTTGGGGAACGTCAAGGTaagaaagaatttgatttccttgGGTACTTTAAGATGAGGCTGATTATGGGTACAAGTCTTAAAAATGAATACTCAGGGTAACCAAAGGATTGATAATGGTAAGGTGGGGTGACCTACAAACCAATAAGTTTTATATGTTAATTGGGACCATTATAGTTGAAGGAGCAGCTGTTTCTGTAAATCAAAGTATAGAAGACAAGACTAAACTCTAGCATCATAGGCTCAAGCACATAAGCCAGAAGGGGTTGCAAGAATTGCACAAGCAAGGCCTGTTTGAAGGTGTGTCATCTTGCGAAATGGACTTTTGTGAATACAGTGTTCTCGGGAAGCAAAAAAAGGTATCATTGGCAAGTAGCAGTGTAGATAACCGAAGCAAAGAGCAACTCAGCTATACTCACTCAAATGTTTGGGGCTCtacaccaacaacaacaacaacaacaacaacaaagccttttcccactaagtggggtcggctatatgaatcctagaacgccattgagctcggttttgtgtcatgtcctccgttagatccaagtactctaagtcttttcttagagtctcttccaaagttttcctaggtcttcctctaccccttcggccctgaacctctgtccagtagtgacatcttcgaaccggagcgtcagtaggccttctttgcacatgtccaaatcaccggaaccgattttctctcatctttccttcaatttcggctactcctactttacctcggatatcctcattcccaatcttatcctttctcgtgtgcccacacatcccacgaagcatcctcatctccgccacacccattttttgtacgtgttgatgcttcaccgcccaacattctgtgtcatacaacatcgctggccttattgccgtcctataaaattttcccttgaacttcagtgacctatgacggtcacacaacacgccggatgcactcttacacttcatccatccagcttgtattctatggttgagatctccatctaattctccgttctcttgcacgatagatcttaggtagcgaaaacggtcgctttttgtgatctttgctagattgctccggtcattagtatggataagtatataaatggatagagataggaaagcgaacacaagatgtacgtggttcacccagattggctacgtccacggaatagaggagttctcattaattgtgaagggtttacacaagtacataggttcaagctctcctttagtgagtacaggtgaatgatttagtacaaaagacattaggaaatattgtgggagaatgatctcgtaatcacgaaacttctaagtatcggagtgtggtatcgtcttgacgtgccttatctgtctcataggtagatggggcatcttctctggaagtactcttcctccatcccggggttgtatctttaactggtggagatgcacaaggtaatgtatcaatttcacttgaagcttacttgtagtttcaggcttggtcaagcgcgatacaaaccatgtagtaggagtcccccaagtcgccgagctaggggatctgctgaaagaggtgacagacaaggtaagcaatcatagctccggctgattgttcacagtctccctatcttgcaggcagcatgaaggataaagagaagaaaatgagaagagatgatatgggatacttttgcttttgaagaagtaactttccacaggcttattcttgaactgagctggagggttttctggtttcctccagagtataaggccgactgaagaatttgagggtcaaaacaagtccatcaaatctagtactcgagagcaatgtcaagtaagtaatcaggtaaggggttccaggcagtcagttcctggctggaagcttgattccaagtactgactgattgctctctttctccttgtcttgcaggtaagaacaaggtccaaggaaaagacagggaaaaagcatgatatgggatactcttgcttttaaccctgatgatatgagatattcttgctctagtatagcttgtttgcagagggattatcggggggaaagaaagctgaatatttcgaaaggcttcgttgggagtgccctctcagatatgaggaagggttgagcatttttgcaggtcttcctgtccgttggggatggaggtcgacatatataggagtctccttaacaacaagtagtaatgctattcctttaccctacttggtcatagcacggtagtgggagctgtcagcttcacatgttttaaagctgtcagagcactttgaaaaagtggtttgtggtatctggaaagctgatgttgcgtgtgaagattacagacagctttatccaaggagatccggctcttgaagttgggaaagtgttgcctcttcggttttcgaacaagcaatcctatcggggatctggctctcgagattcggagaacgatgcctcttcgatttttgagaaagcaatcatgctgggggtctggctctcgagattcggagagcggtgtctcttcgatttttgagaaagtaatcatgttgggagtctggctctcgagattcggagggcggtgcctcttcgattttggagcaagcaatcttgttgggagtgttttctcgaatgtgagtaaaggttgggcatgtttgctagtctaccttgccacaaagcacagaggttgacacacagggactttccaattatccagcaatggtactgttcctttaccctcttcgatttttgagaaagtagtcatgttgggagtctggctctcgagattcggaggacggtgcctcttcgattttggagcaagcaatcttgttgggagtgttttctcgaatgtgattaaaggttgggcatgtttgctagtctaccttgccatgaagcacagaggttgacacacagggactttccaattatccagcagtggtactgttcctttacccttgtgggtaataatatggtagctagaccttcaaaatttatgtgtctaaactttgttagtgttgtttctttactattcttttacccttcttggtcagaacgatgtagtgggagctgcaagcttcacgtgttcaactttggcagagagctttgacaaagttatctgtggtacccatgagctactgttgcgtgtgggaagtgggtgattgaacagtaaaactcatgtgctttctacttcaccagaagtcttcgaccgaatgcccataatttccgcaaagctgagtgtgcgtgtgacaggtgctgacaaggctggaaaagtaggtgcttcttcgatttctgagatcggccctcgtggtctctgagcagcccagcttttgagaaagcaagcgcctcttcgatttctgagatcggccttcgtggtctttgcgcagcccagcttttgagaaagcaaaagcaaaaagcaaacgcctcttcgatttctgagatcgaccctcgtggtatcTAAGTAGccttgcttttgagaaagcaaacgcctcttcgatttctgagcaggcgcctcttcgatttctaaagctccgtcgagtgcagatttttataggggctggcattaagttccaaagcacacttgaatctccaccagtagaagctccattcttgcacttctaagatcttgatttgtccaacctcttctctcttcaacacctttgaaaatgtctggcccctccgaccgtcgttttgacttgaaccttgttgaagaggcagccccgccttctcctgacaacatatggcgtccatccttcgtctcccctactggtcctcttaccgttggggattccgtgatgaagaatgatatgaccgctgcggtggtggccaggaaccttctcactcccaaagataacagactactttccaaacggtctgatgagttagctgttaaggattctctggctctcaatgttcagtgtgcaggttatgtgtctaatatggcccaacgcctatttgctcgaacccgccaagttgaatcattggcggctgaagtgatgagtctcaaacaggagattagagggctcaagcatgagaataaacagttgcaccggctcgcacatgactatgctacaaacatgaagaggaagcttgactagatgaaggaatctgatggtcaggttttacttgatcatcagagatttgtgggtttattccaaaggcatttattgccttcgtcttctggggctgtaccgcgtaatgaagctccaaatgatcaacctctgatgcctcctccttctagggttctgtccagtactgagactccgaatgatccccctccggtgccttctctttctggggctctaccgactgctgagacttctcctaagcaacctttgtgaaggctccctcttgtttgtttattttgacttatgtatatgtacatatttgtagcttatcggggatatcaataaataagctttccttcatttcaacgtattgtgttaaatacaccaaagccttcttcgctaagttctttgaattttcttttgttgaagctttgtgagtggagcatgtaggttgaggtagtgttcccttaatttcctgagtgaggaaaatttctcggttggagacttggaaaatccaagtcactgagtgggatcggctatatggatcttagaacgccattgtgctcggtcctgtgtcatgtccttcgttagatccaagtactctaagtcttttcttagagtctcttccaaagttttcctaggtcttcctctaccccttcggccctgaacctctgtcccatagtcgcatcttctaatcggagcgtcagtaggccttctttgcacatgtccaaaccaccgtaaccgattttctctcatctttccttcaattttggctactcctactttaccccggatatcctcattcctaatcttatcctttctcgtgtgcccacacatccaacgaagcatcctcatctccgctacacccattttgtgtacgtgttgatgcttcgccgcccaacattctgtgccatacagcatcgccggccttattgccgtcctataaaattttcccttgagcttcagtggcatacggcggtcacacaacacgccgaatgcactcttccacttcatccatccagcttgtattctatggttgagatctccatctaattctccgttcttttgcaagatagatcctaggtaacgaaaacggtcgctctttggtatttcttgatctccgatcctcacccctaactcgttttgacctccatttgcactgaacttgcactccatatattctgtctttgatcgacttaggcgaagacctttagattccaactcttctctccaaaggttaagctttgcatttaccccttcctgagtttcatctatcaacactatatcgtctgcaaaaagcatacaccaaggaatatcatcttgaatatgtcctgttaactcatccattaccaacgcaaaaagataaggacttaaggatgagccttgatgtaatcctacagttatgagaaagctttcagtttgtccttcatgagttcttacggcagtctttgctccttcatacatatcctttataacttggatatatgctactcgtactcctttcttctctaaaatcctccaaagaatgtctcttgggaccctatcatacgctttctccaaatctataaagatcatgtgtaaatcctttttcccatctctatatctttccatcaatcttcgtaagagatagattgcctccatagttgagcgccctggcatgaacccgaattggttgtccgaaacccgtgtctcttgtctcaatctatgctcaatgactctctcccagagcttcat
Proteins encoded in this region:
- the LOC126628545 gene encoding TMV resistance protein N-like yields the protein MYTSTALEAYCPSSPSSPTTSSSSLEDEIYDVFLSFSEDTRKTFTDHLYWKLKAARLDTFIDENESMRREEAVSDKVKRAIQGSRIAVIIFSRRYADSIRCLEELVKIMECKRTMEQMVLPIFYDVDPSDVKNQSGTFAKAFKKHENHFHQVKDKDEKLWLWRKALTEAAGLAGEDFAKTDGYEGEFIRKIIDGITRKLKSTSLGVATGQEGNLMMHDMIRDMGREIGLAESSGNPEERSRLRVPEDVAGVLRNNSGTRKIIGFSLDSHESDKPGCSTESFQKMQILRALKLTGSCMHHSTRLARSPDFIEIIKLEKLILKDLPDLSDIHYSAAHLFNLNYLSPDLLMELIIDDCKSLSKFLPSTVQQKNLKHLSLVNCNLTNDAIPKDLGGLSSLEVLDLRGNAFSRPPSLGGLFKLQVLHLGNCKNLGALPDLPKKSKILKANEFMALKKKAVRRADKEQFREGKSADREQKKLEEEAAEENEFMALEKKPVRRADKEQLREGESADDEQKKLEEEAFMALEKKAVRRADKGQFKEGESGDEEQKKLNEEAADKNEFMALERKAVRRADIRQFMEGHIFAHPVILYRRTVLSKKKRTILGYSLASAKKIDCTVAQ